A region from the Vicia villosa cultivar HV-30 ecotype Madison, WI linkage group LG3, Vvil1.0, whole genome shotgun sequence genome encodes:
- the LOC131655325 gene encoding pentatricopeptide repeat-containing protein At2g04860, which yields MFASNLSLFHSLFQNSNSPLAIFRQLLQSNANPNAFTFSLLIKASLTSPSFVHASSTAALQARQIQTQLFKRGINQYIHVNTSLIDLYMKLGFVSHARHMFDDMSFRDVVSWNVLICGYSQNGFLYDAMKTFVDMLRESFRPNQTSVVSLLPSCGCFEMILQGRSVHGFGIKAGFGWDSHLNNALISMYAKCDDLKASELVFDEMAEKNVVSWNTMIGAYGQNGLFDKAVFCFKEMMREGFQPSSVTMMNLVSANALSENVHCYVVKCGFDNDASVVTSLVCLYAKQGFTYMAKLLYESYPTKNLITLTAIISSYSEKGDIESAVECFIQTMKLDIKPDAVALIGVLHGITCPSHFSVGCAFHSYGVKSGLSNDCLVANGLISLYSRFDEIETGLSLFYEMREKPLITWNSMISGCVQAGKSNDAMELFSKMSMHGQKPDAVTVASLLSGCCQLGYLRIGETLHSYILRNNVRVEDFTGTALIDMYSKCGRLDYAEKVFYSIKDPCLATWNSIISGYSLYGLEHKAFNCYSKLQEQGLEPDKITFLGVLAACTHGGLVYLGLEYFTIMTEEYGLIPSLQHCACIVALLGREGLFKEAIEFINNMETRPDSAVWGALLSACCIQQEVKLGECLAKNMFLLNYKNGGLYVLMSNLYAIVGRWDDVARVREMMRDSGGDGCSGVSVINVTSVKDSNSSLSPSDVYLNTSTWQHLCLY from the coding sequence ATGTTTGCCTCCAATTTGTCTCTGTTTCACTCCCTCTTCCAGAATTCGAATTCTCCACTTGCTATCTTTCGCCAACTTTTACAATCCAATGCTAACCCCAATGCTTTTACATTTTCATTACTCATCAAAGCTTCTCTTACTTCTCCTTCTTTTGTTCATGCTTCATCAACAGCAGCGTTACAAGCACGCCAGATTCAAACCCAATTGTTCAAACGTGGCATTAACCAATATATTCATGTAAATACCTCTCTTATTGATTTGTACATGAAACTTGGTTTTGTCTCTCATGCACGCCACATGTTTGATGATATGTCTTTTAGAGATGTTGTATCATGGAACGTATTGATTTGTGGTTATTCACAAAATGGGTTTCTTTATGATGCTATGAAAACCTTTGTAGACATGTTAAGAGAGAGTTTTAGGCCGAATCAAACTTCGGTTGTTAGTTTGTTACCTTCTTGTGGTTGTTTCGAGATGATTCTTCAAGGGAGGTCTGTTCATGGGTTTGGGATTAAAGCTGGTTTTGGTTGGGATTCTCATTTGAATAATGCGCTTATATCGATGTATGCTAAATGTGACGATTTGAAAGCATCGGAACTCGTGTTTGATGAAATGGCTGAGAAGAATGTTGTTTCTTGGAATACGATGATTGGTGCGTATGGCCAGAATGGACTTTTTGATAAGGCAGTTTTTTGTTTTAAAGAGATGATGAGGGAAGGTTTCCAACCAAGTTCGGTGACGATGATGAACCTTGTGTCGGCAAATGCTCTTTCGGAAAATGTTCATTGTTATGTTGTCAAATGTGGCTTTGACAATGATGCTTCTGTTGTTACTTCGTTGGTTTGTTTATATGCAAAGCAAGGGTTCACATATATGGCGAAACTGCTTTACGAATCCTATCCCACAAAAAACTTGATTACGTTAACCGCGATAATCTCTAGCTATTCTGAAAAAGGTGATATAGAGTCTGCGGTCGAGTGTTTTATCCAAACTATGAAGTTAGATATAAAACCAGATGCAGTTGCCTTGATTGGTGTACTTCATGGAATTACATGTCCTTCACATTTTTCTGTTGGATGTGCTTTCCACAGTTATGGGGTAAAGAGTGGGTTGTCTAATGATTGTTTAGTTGCAAATGGGCTAATAAGTTTGTATTCTAGATTTGACGAGATAGAAACGGGTTTGTCTTTGTTTTATGAGATGAGAGAAAAACCACTCATCACATGGAATTCTATGATATCTGGCTGTGTGCAGGCTGGAAAGTCGAATGATGCCATGGAGTTGTTCTCCAAAATGAGCATGCATGGACAAAAACCAGATGCCGTTACTGTTGCCAGTCTACTATCTGGGTGTTGCCAGCTTGGTTACCTACGGATTGGAGAGACACTACATAGTTATATTCTGAGGAACAATGTGAGAGTAGAAGATTTTACAGGAACTGCTCTAATAGACATGTATAGTAAGTGTGGGAGATTAGATTATGCTGAAAAGGTATTTTATAGCATCAAGGATCCATGTTTGGCAACATGGAACTCCATCATTTCAGGTTATAGTTTATATGGACTTGAGCATAAAGCTTTCAATTGTTATTCTAAACTGCAAGAACAAGGGCTAGAACCGGATAAAATCACCTTCTTGGGTGTTTTGGCGGCATGCACACACGGAGGACTTGTCTATTTAGGATTAGAATACTTCACTATCATGACAGAAGAGTATGGTTTGATACCGAGTCTGCAACATTGTGCATGCATAGTTGCTCTATTAGGTAGAGAAGGCTTGTTCAAGGAAGCAATTGAATTTATAAACAACATGGAGACTCGACCTGATTCTGCTGTCTGGGGTGCTCTGTTAAGTGCTTGTTGCATCCAACAAGAGGTGAAACTTGGGGAATGCTTGGcgaaaaatatgtttttattgaATTACAAAAACGGCGGTCTTTATGTATTAATGTCAAATCTGTATGCCATTGTTGGGAGATGGGATGATGTAGCAAGAGTGAGGGAGATGATGAGAGATAGTGGAGGAGATGGATGTTCAGGTGTTAGTGTTATTAATGTGACTTCTGTTAAAGACTCTAATAGCAGCTTAAGCCCAAGTGATGTCTATTTGAATACAAGCACTTGGCAGCATTTGTGTTTATATTGA